One Salmo salar chromosome ssa01, Ssal_v3.1, whole genome shotgun sequence DNA window includes the following coding sequences:
- the LOC106562268 gene encoding COP9 signalosome complex subunit 4 isoform X3, translating to MAAGVRQELAQLMNSSGSHKDLAGKYRQILEKAIQFTDAEQLESLKAFVEAMVNENVSLVISRQLLTDFCTNIPSLPDSTAKAVYHFTLEKIQPRVISFEEQVASIRQHLATIYEKEEDWRNAAQVLVGIPLETGQKQYNVDYKLDTYLKIARLYLEDDDPVQAEAYINRASLLQNESTNEQLQVHYKVCYARVLDYRRKFIEAAQRYNELSYKSIVHETERLEALKHALHCTILASAGQQRSRMLATLFKDERCQQLAAYGILEKMYLDRIIRGNQLQEFAAMLMPHQKATMADGSSILDRAVIEHNLLSASKLYNNITFEELGALLEIPPAKDDCPDGEVPGYRCNLAEKIASQMITEGRMNGFIDQIDGIVHFETREPLPTWDKQIQSLCFQVNNLLEKITAAAPEWTAQAIEAQMTQ from the exons ATGGCGGCCGGAGTGAGACAGGAGCTTGCACAGCTTATGAATTCAAGCGGATCCCACAAAGATCTCGCTGGAAA ATATCGACAGATTCTGGAGAAGGCCATCCAATTCACAGATGCAGAACAATTGGAATCATTAAAAGCATTCGTTGAAGCAA TGGTCAATGAGAACGTCAGCTTAGTAATCTCTAGACAGCTGCTGACAGACTTCTGCACAAATATCCCCAGTCTTCCTGACAGCACAGCCAAGGCAGTCTACCACTTCACACTAGAGAAGATACAGCCCAGGGTCATCTCTTTTGAAGAACAG GTGGCCTCCATTAGACAGCACTTAGCCACCATCTATGAGAAGGAGGAGGACTGGAGAAACGCTGCTCAGGTTCTAGTGGGCATTCCTTTGGAAACAGGACAGAA GCAGTACAACGTAGACTATAAGTTGGACACGTACCTGAAGATCGCCCGTCTGTACCTGGAGGATGACGACCCTGTCCAGGCCGAGGCCTACATCAACAGAGCCTCTCTGCTCCAGAACGAGTCCACCAACGAACAGCTACAGGTCCACTACAAAGTGTGCTACGCCAGAGTGTTGGACTACAGGAGGAAGTTTATCGAGGCGGCGCAGCGGTACAACGAGCTCTCCTACAAGTCCATCGTCCACGAGACCGAGCGTCTGGAGGCCCTGAAGCATGCTCTCCACTGCACCATCCTGGCATCAGCGG GCCAGCAGCGCTCCCGTATGTTAGCCACCCTGTTTAAAGACGAACGCTGTCAGCAGCTGGCGGCCTACGGCATCCTAGAGAAGATGTACCTGGACCGGATCATCAGGGGGAACCAGCTGCAGGAGTTTGCGGCCATGCTCATGCCCCACCAGAAGGCCACCATGGCAGACG GCTCCAGCATATTGGACAGAGCTGTTATTGAACACAACCTGCTGTCTGCTAGTAAACTTTACAACAACATCACGTTTGAAGAGCTAGGAGCGCTTTTGGAGATCCCTCCCGCTAAG GACGATTGTCCCGATGGTGAGGTCCCTGGTTACAGATGCAATCTG GCTGAGAAGATCGCCTCCCAGATGATCACTGAGGGACGCATGAACGGCTTCATCGACCAGATCGATGGAATCGTCCACTTTGAGA CACGGGAGCCCCTGCCCACCTGGGACAAGCAGATCCAGTCTCTGTGTTTCCAGGTGAACAACCTGCTGGAGAAGATCACTGCGGCTGCTCCTGAGTGGACAGCCCAGGCCATAGAGGCTCAGATGACCCAGTAG
- the LOC106562268 gene encoding COP9 signalosome complex subunit 4 isoform X2, with the protein MERATLGTSLSCSYWTSPSINGHMAPTWGDASEALSSSGHQKSHHTQFRALASHPHYKPPASVPHSFTAPPIPFNLQELSAFGCYWGAMATTDQIIYRQILEKAIQFTDAEQLESLKAFVEAMVNENVSLVISRQLLTDFCTNIPSLPDSTAKAVYHFTLEKIQPRVISFEEQVASIRQHLATIYEKEEDWRNAAQVLVGIPLETGQKQYNVDYKLDTYLKIARLYLEDDDPVQAEAYINRASLLQNESTNEQLQVHYKVCYARVLDYRRKFIEAAQRYNELSYKSIVHETERLEALKHALHCTILASAGQQRSRMLATLFKDERCQQLAAYGILEKMYLDRIIRGNQLQEFAAMLMPHQKATMADGSSILDRAVIEHNLLSASKLYNNITFEELGALLEIPPAKAEKIASQMITEGRMNGFIDQIDGIVHFETREPLPTWDKQIQSLCFQVNNLLEKITAAAPEWTAQAIEAQMTQ; encoded by the exons ATGGAGAGGGCTACTCTGGGAACCAGCCTGTCGTGTAGCTACTGGACTTCGCCTTCAATTAATGGACATATGGCACCCACTTGGGGTGATGCCTCAGAGGCCCTCAGCAGCTCTGGGCACCAGAAATCTCACCACACACAATTCAGAGCACTAGCCAGTCATCCTCATTACAAGCCCCCAGCCTCAGTACCGCATTCCTTTACTGCACCTCCCATTCCTTTCAATCTTCAG GAGCTCTCTGCTTTCGGCTGCTACTGGGGCGCAATGGCGACTACAGACCAAATAAT ATATCGACAGATTCTGGAGAAGGCCATCCAATTCACAGATGCAGAACAATTGGAATCATTAAAAGCATTCGTTGAAGCAA TGGTCAATGAGAACGTCAGCTTAGTAATCTCTAGACAGCTGCTGACAGACTTCTGCACAAATATCCCCAGTCTTCCTGACAGCACAGCCAAGGCAGTCTACCACTTCACACTAGAGAAGATACAGCCCAGGGTCATCTCTTTTGAAGAACAG GTGGCCTCCATTAGACAGCACTTAGCCACCATCTATGAGAAGGAGGAGGACTGGAGAAACGCTGCTCAGGTTCTAGTGGGCATTCCTTTGGAAACAGGACAGAA GCAGTACAACGTAGACTATAAGTTGGACACGTACCTGAAGATCGCCCGTCTGTACCTGGAGGATGACGACCCTGTCCAGGCCGAGGCCTACATCAACAGAGCCTCTCTGCTCCAGAACGAGTCCACCAACGAACAGCTACAGGTCCACTACAAAGTGTGCTACGCCAGAGTGTTGGACTACAGGAGGAAGTTTATCGAGGCGGCGCAGCGGTACAACGAGCTCTCCTACAAGTCCATCGTCCACGAGACCGAGCGTCTGGAGGCCCTGAAGCATGCTCTCCACTGCACCATCCTGGCATCAGCGG GCCAGCAGCGCTCCCGTATGTTAGCCACCCTGTTTAAAGACGAACGCTGTCAGCAGCTGGCGGCCTACGGCATCCTAGAGAAGATGTACCTGGACCGGATCATCAGGGGGAACCAGCTGCAGGAGTTTGCGGCCATGCTCATGCCCCACCAGAAGGCCACCATGGCAGACG GCTCCAGCATATTGGACAGAGCTGTTATTGAACACAACCTGCTGTCTGCTAGTAAACTTTACAACAACATCACGTTTGAAGAGCTAGGAGCGCTTTTGGAGATCCCTCCCGCTAAG GCTGAGAAGATCGCCTCCCAGATGATCACTGAGGGACGCATGAACGGCTTCATCGACCAGATCGATGGAATCGTCCACTTTGAGA CACGGGAGCCCCTGCCCACCTGGGACAAGCAGATCCAGTCTCTGTGTTTCCAGGTGAACAACCTGCTGGAGAAGATCACTGCGGCTGCTCCTGAGTGGACAGCCCAGGCCATAGAGGCTCAGATGACCCAGTAG
- the LOC106562268 gene encoding COP9 signalosome complex subunit 4 isoform X1, with protein sequence MERATLGTSLSCSYWTSPSINGHMAPTWGDASEALSSSGHQKSHHTQFRALASHPHYKPPASVPHSFTAPPIPFNLQELSAFGCYWGAMATTDQIIYRQILEKAIQFTDAEQLESLKAFVEAMVNENVSLVISRQLLTDFCTNIPSLPDSTAKAVYHFTLEKIQPRVISFEEQVASIRQHLATIYEKEEDWRNAAQVLVGIPLETGQKQYNVDYKLDTYLKIARLYLEDDDPVQAEAYINRASLLQNESTNEQLQVHYKVCYARVLDYRRKFIEAAQRYNELSYKSIVHETERLEALKHALHCTILASAGQQRSRMLATLFKDERCQQLAAYGILEKMYLDRIIRGNQLQEFAAMLMPHQKATMADGSSILDRAVIEHNLLSASKLYNNITFEELGALLEIPPAKDDCPDGEVPGYRCNLAEKIASQMITEGRMNGFIDQIDGIVHFETREPLPTWDKQIQSLCFQVNNLLEKITAAAPEWTAQAIEAQMTQ encoded by the exons ATGGAGAGGGCTACTCTGGGAACCAGCCTGTCGTGTAGCTACTGGACTTCGCCTTCAATTAATGGACATATGGCACCCACTTGGGGTGATGCCTCAGAGGCCCTCAGCAGCTCTGGGCACCAGAAATCTCACCACACACAATTCAGAGCACTAGCCAGTCATCCTCATTACAAGCCCCCAGCCTCAGTACCGCATTCCTTTACTGCACCTCCCATTCCTTTCAATCTTCAG GAGCTCTCTGCTTTCGGCTGCTACTGGGGCGCAATGGCGACTACAGACCAAATAAT ATATCGACAGATTCTGGAGAAGGCCATCCAATTCACAGATGCAGAACAATTGGAATCATTAAAAGCATTCGTTGAAGCAA TGGTCAATGAGAACGTCAGCTTAGTAATCTCTAGACAGCTGCTGACAGACTTCTGCACAAATATCCCCAGTCTTCCTGACAGCACAGCCAAGGCAGTCTACCACTTCACACTAGAGAAGATACAGCCCAGGGTCATCTCTTTTGAAGAACAG GTGGCCTCCATTAGACAGCACTTAGCCACCATCTATGAGAAGGAGGAGGACTGGAGAAACGCTGCTCAGGTTCTAGTGGGCATTCCTTTGGAAACAGGACAGAA GCAGTACAACGTAGACTATAAGTTGGACACGTACCTGAAGATCGCCCGTCTGTACCTGGAGGATGACGACCCTGTCCAGGCCGAGGCCTACATCAACAGAGCCTCTCTGCTCCAGAACGAGTCCACCAACGAACAGCTACAGGTCCACTACAAAGTGTGCTACGCCAGAGTGTTGGACTACAGGAGGAAGTTTATCGAGGCGGCGCAGCGGTACAACGAGCTCTCCTACAAGTCCATCGTCCACGAGACCGAGCGTCTGGAGGCCCTGAAGCATGCTCTCCACTGCACCATCCTGGCATCAGCGG GCCAGCAGCGCTCCCGTATGTTAGCCACCCTGTTTAAAGACGAACGCTGTCAGCAGCTGGCGGCCTACGGCATCCTAGAGAAGATGTACCTGGACCGGATCATCAGGGGGAACCAGCTGCAGGAGTTTGCGGCCATGCTCATGCCCCACCAGAAGGCCACCATGGCAGACG GCTCCAGCATATTGGACAGAGCTGTTATTGAACACAACCTGCTGTCTGCTAGTAAACTTTACAACAACATCACGTTTGAAGAGCTAGGAGCGCTTTTGGAGATCCCTCCCGCTAAG GACGATTGTCCCGATGGTGAGGTCCCTGGTTACAGATGCAATCTG GCTGAGAAGATCGCCTCCCAGATGATCACTGAGGGACGCATGAACGGCTTCATCGACCAGATCGATGGAATCGTCCACTTTGAGA CACGGGAGCCCCTGCCCACCTGGGACAAGCAGATCCAGTCTCTGTGTTTCCAGGTGAACAACCTGCTGGAGAAGATCACTGCGGCTGCTCCTGAGTGGACAGCCCAGGCCATAGAGGCTCAGATGACCCAGTAG
- the LOC106562268 gene encoding COP9 signalosome complex subunit 4 isoform X4 has protein sequence MAAGVRQELAQLMNSSGSHKDLAGKYRQILEKAIQFTDAEQLESLKAFVEAMVNENVSLVISRQLLTDFCTNIPSLPDSTAKAVYHFTLEKIQPRVISFEEQVASIRQHLATIYEKEEDWRNAAQVLVGIPLETGQKQYNVDYKLDTYLKIARLYLEDDDPVQAEAYINRASLLQNESTNEQLQVHYKVCYARVLDYRRKFIEAAQRYNELSYKSIVHETERLEALKHALHCTILASAGQQRSRMLATLFKDERCQQLAAYGILEKMYLDRIIRGNQLQEFAAMLMPHQKATMADGSSILDRAVIEHNLLSASKLYNNITFEELGALLEIPPAKAEKIASQMITEGRMNGFIDQIDGIVHFETREPLPTWDKQIQSLCFQVNNLLEKITAAAPEWTAQAIEAQMTQ, from the exons ATGGCGGCCGGAGTGAGACAGGAGCTTGCACAGCTTATGAATTCAAGCGGATCCCACAAAGATCTCGCTGGAAA ATATCGACAGATTCTGGAGAAGGCCATCCAATTCACAGATGCAGAACAATTGGAATCATTAAAAGCATTCGTTGAAGCAA TGGTCAATGAGAACGTCAGCTTAGTAATCTCTAGACAGCTGCTGACAGACTTCTGCACAAATATCCCCAGTCTTCCTGACAGCACAGCCAAGGCAGTCTACCACTTCACACTAGAGAAGATACAGCCCAGGGTCATCTCTTTTGAAGAACAG GTGGCCTCCATTAGACAGCACTTAGCCACCATCTATGAGAAGGAGGAGGACTGGAGAAACGCTGCTCAGGTTCTAGTGGGCATTCCTTTGGAAACAGGACAGAA GCAGTACAACGTAGACTATAAGTTGGACACGTACCTGAAGATCGCCCGTCTGTACCTGGAGGATGACGACCCTGTCCAGGCCGAGGCCTACATCAACAGAGCCTCTCTGCTCCAGAACGAGTCCACCAACGAACAGCTACAGGTCCACTACAAAGTGTGCTACGCCAGAGTGTTGGACTACAGGAGGAAGTTTATCGAGGCGGCGCAGCGGTACAACGAGCTCTCCTACAAGTCCATCGTCCACGAGACCGAGCGTCTGGAGGCCCTGAAGCATGCTCTCCACTGCACCATCCTGGCATCAGCGG GCCAGCAGCGCTCCCGTATGTTAGCCACCCTGTTTAAAGACGAACGCTGTCAGCAGCTGGCGGCCTACGGCATCCTAGAGAAGATGTACCTGGACCGGATCATCAGGGGGAACCAGCTGCAGGAGTTTGCGGCCATGCTCATGCCCCACCAGAAGGCCACCATGGCAGACG GCTCCAGCATATTGGACAGAGCTGTTATTGAACACAACCTGCTGTCTGCTAGTAAACTTTACAACAACATCACGTTTGAAGAGCTAGGAGCGCTTTTGGAGATCCCTCCCGCTAAG GCTGAGAAGATCGCCTCCCAGATGATCACTGAGGGACGCATGAACGGCTTCATCGACCAGATCGATGGAATCGTCCACTTTGAGA CACGGGAGCCCCTGCCCACCTGGGACAAGCAGATCCAGTCTCTGTGTTTCCAGGTGAACAACCTGCTGGAGAAGATCACTGCGGCTGCTCCTGAGTGGACAGCCCAGGCCATAGAGGCTCAGATGACCCAGTAG